The genomic region TGATGCACACCAGCGACTGATTGGTTGGCAAGGGGTTAGTCATCGGTGTATTCAGGGAAACGGGCAGTGTGAAGTGACGTACCTGGGCAGCCTGGAAAAGGTTTGACTTCCAGGTGAATTTTCCTGCGGCCACCCGAGTGTCCAGTTCACCCGGCAGTTGGGGAACGTAGTCCCATTCTTCGGTAAACTGCTCTGGCATATAAAACATGGACTTCCCATACATTCTGTACTTCCACATTGCTTTCCTGTGACAAAAAGTAAGCTAATCTGTGCAGTCAACGCAGCATGTACCTTGGGTTCCAGGATTGTCTTACGGGTTCTCGAATTGTTCGTCATCCATGGTTGTCGAACAACCAAAGTCCGACATCTTGAGAACAGGGACGGTGGGGTGGTTGTCATCTTCATGGCCGTCAAAAATGTCACCGACCATATCTAAAAGTAAACCGGTCAGCACACGCGCATTAGTTTCCGACAAAACCTGAGATGCAGCTCACAGTTGGATGGATCAATATCAAAGTGGACATTGTTTTCGCCCGGGAGAGTCATGTCAGCCCAGTCTATaaggccatcatcgtcataGGGGTATAGATCGGGGGGGTACTCAAACTCGAGCAATCCCCTCAGCACTTGACACATCTCGTTAGCTGTCACGACACTAAAATTACCGGAGTAGAAAGCACGCCTCGAACCTACTGCATTTCCACATTTCCCACAGGAACCTATTAGGGGCTGTCAGTTTCCTATGCTGCAAGCTGGATATCACCTGTGCCAGACTGCCATGGCTAAGATATTCCAGCAGAATCACCTGCGGCGCCTGCTGGACGGGATGTGTCCCGGGCAGCGGCGAACCCGGAACAGGAGGTATGGCGCCTGGCTTGAGGTACTCGTTCAAGTCTTCCAGCTGGACAATATGCGTGGCGTCCCTGAACTTGTCTTGGAAATTCGTCTCCCTGATCATGTTTTCGTTCCTACCCCTCAGGGACGTCTTGACGACGATCTCGTTCTCACGACCCTCGCCATCGTGATGCCGGAACAGGCACGCCAGCCCGTTCCCGCCCCATCCGAGCACGGATACGTAGGTAAGGTTGTAGTAGGTTTGGAGGTAATCTTTCATCACCTGCCGAGCAGTCACCGCTTCCGCATTCTCGAGGAACTCCAGCGCCGTGTTTCCCGGCTGGAAGGCACCGCCAAAAATTTTCTCAAAAGGCTTACGCCAGAGGATGTTCGGGTAAAGGGTGGAAGGCTTCGGGCCTGTGTACGTGGCTGGCCAGGAAATGGTTGGGGGCATGTCCTTTGCATAGGCTGGAAGGTCAATTTCGTTCAAGGAGACCCGATGACCCGTCTCTCGGAACTGCTGAAATCCAAAGCGACACAGCCGTTTTGTATCCTCCTTTACTGGCCCCCCTCTATATCTCTGGTACATGTGCCCTGCTGGTATCGGCCTGCCGATGCCGTTTGTTATCCATACGGGTGGCCGACCACCCGGGTACAGTATGGGCGGGTGTTGCTGTGCCATTTGTACCTGCAGTGCATACTGTGTCTGTTGTCCCTGTTGCGCCGGTTGTGCCTGTTGTGCCTGTCGTGCCTGTCgtgcctgctgctgcgcccATAGTTGTGCTCCGAAATTatcttgagcttcttggtccattttgtggtgttgtggctgCAGCCTCGATATACACCTGAAATCCTTTACTATCCGCGATGGGTCACTTTCGTCTGCACAAGCAAGTAGTAAAATTTGTTATGATAGACTTTCTCGATATATATATCCCAAGCACTCAGTACAAAGAAGCACCTTGTGCAAAGACCGCCACCCCTTGCTGCGCGATGCATCCGGAAATTCACACAAAGGATTCTAGACGAGGTACCCATTGTTTTGTCGACAGGTTCTTTTCATTTGTACCACACTCCATAGACTAACAGAGTTCaagcttctcagccttgtcaCCCCCAAGCGCCGGACATTCGGAGGGGAAAGTCCAGGCTtgtcatctccatcaccagTGAAACCATCTTTTTCCATGGAAGCTTTCTTTGATCATACCTAAGATAAATACCGACAAAAAAAATGTCCCACAAACCAGGCATCATCGTCGTGCACTCCCGCCCCTTATCTCCACTTTTGCCTCCTATTGTCTTTCAAACATGGTACGAAAACATCCACATCCCTGATGTACTAGCAACCGGACATGTGAGCTCCGCAGCAAGATACCGCCTCACATCACCCGAAGCTAATAACTCGATGCCATTTCTTGCTGTCTATCACTTGCCAGACATGAACTGGCTGCGCCAAGACAACTGCCAATTCTGGAAGATCCCGCTCCACAGCAAGATCCTACCCGgtgacaacagcagcatcctTGATGTTGCCGAGTTCAAGACAGAGTTTTACGAGACTGTGGACACGGTACAATTTGGGGAGCCTGCCGACGGCGGGAATGTTCCGTCAAAGTTGTTGCTCAGCTTCTTCCCACAGTCCAAGCAGGGTGCAGATTCGAGGTCCCTTCACCaatccgccctcgccaacctggGAATCGGAGGGTCCGAAACTATCCAGCAGTCCATGAAGTCAACATTGTTCAAAGAAGATCAATcccgccctcaccaccccgccGTGCCCGCACCACGTGAGACACCAGGAGAAATGGAATATCTTTGCACGGTAAGAAAACTTGGCCTCTGGcttgttgaccttgccgTGATCTAAAGTAATGTCACAGCTGGAATACGCGGGCGAGATAAGACTTGGCCCTGGCG from Podospora bellae-mahoneyi strain CBS 112042 chromosome 4, whole genome shotgun sequence harbors:
- a CDS encoding hypothetical protein (EggNog:ENOG503P85U; COG:T) — translated: MDQEAQDNFGAQLWAQQQARQARQAQQAQPAQQGQQTQYALQVQMAQQHPPILYPGGRPPVWITNGIGRPIPAGHMYQRYRGGPVKEDTKRLCRFGFQQFRETGHRVSLNEIDLPAYAKDMPPTISWPATYTGPKPSTLYPNILWRKPFEKIFGGAFQPGNTALEFLENAEAVTARQVMKDYLQTYYNLTYVSVLGWGGNGLACLFRHHDGEGRENEIVVKTSLRGRNENMIRETNFQDKFRDATHIVQLEDLNEYLKPGAIPPVPGSPLPGTHPVQQAPQVILLEYLSHGSLAQVISSLQHRKLTAPNRFLWEMWKCMLRGLLEFEYPPDLYPYDDDGLIDWADMTLPGENNVHFDIDPSNYMVGDIFDGHEDDNHPTVPVLKMSDFGCSTTMDDEQFENPKAMWKYRMYGKSMFYMPEQFTEEWDYVPQLPGELDTRVAAGKFTWKSNLFQAAQSLVCIMSGDYPQMPPHPTKVPWTPSMTGVDEDGNDEPLEEHWSYGAYIYGLEQHIDGHLKSVLVRCLMENPDHRPNWRELLEDADTECERYRTDGDEIGDHDNRDWPRGWEKDDWKAQVPWTDVQLESWIKEAILEPPVLNPDPADMPSPPELPAVLERRRAMRRQHQRQRLFMQWLNTRQANLQAHVRAMGQEEYTNYFNVWCKRRDMEEHIEKCYKAAVKLRAWEAQFQMHQLLRPADKQGRAWADWTAQANAIHQAHPFISLKPADRGPYVRNIQIAIENFRKMEFNTFVREQPEKINRWVQGQIQRLSQNGQFLSPAEITNMTLQARAQPISIPFPQTPIRKRIRKLQLQVYGPHWHHGLMIGQVVGLDPCPGMVPVGNNHDNFVGPPNLRSQDDPFTPWQSQAELDKLEAMRKKTI
- a CDS encoding hypothetical protein (EggNog:ENOG503PTJQ); amino-acid sequence: MSHKPGIIVVHSRPLSPLLPPIVFQTWYENIHIPDVLATGHVSSAARYRLTSPEANNSMPFLAVYHLPDMNWLRQDNCQFWKIPLHSKILPGDNSSILDVAEFKTEFYETVDTVQFGEPADGGNVPSKLLLSFFPQSKQGADSRSLHQSALANLGIGGSETIQQSMKSTLFKEDQSRPHHPAVPAPRETPGEMEYLCTLEYAGEIRLGPGVESNIRPEYTLLKAFE